A portion of the Pseudoalteromonas luteoviolacea genome contains these proteins:
- a CDS encoding response regulator, with protein MAVQPFVNSKILIVEEQALSLSYLKQSLERLAYRNIFVAESAAIAKESCEVNKFDLIICSFDLSKRQNGYQLYEELLKKRLIKRSTGFIFTSAETSPELVHSVVELQPDDFLVKPFTIKDLQSRIERVLKRKQSLKKLYTLIDDENYSKALKFINAELDSQQTSYSVMLLKLKGEMLLKLKRFDEAKQFYKSALDLQKFTWAKLGLVEALIANNEDFTAQKLLKGLIEKSETRLAALDLLGRLEIKLNQFEHAQKALHEASQIAPRNLSRQKSLSTVAMINHDYECSYNAQKEIASFAKYSIHDSPEVYLNAARAGIDFALATDQHEQINKITRQTQQYLNDLKKQFPHAINQTQMDVLHARLHYLKDEHKKARQLMEQLDDEPQIRSVDAALDKAKAFHELGFQHKAQALFSQIIEHCERHQKQEDPVMMRYLQQQHDERKDITMGPKELNNHAVKQFNKGQLDVALEAFSQAFRVMPKNASIALNLLQCLADATGKKGITFNTNLAKKCLKVLQSTDLDSEQEVRFDKLMAQMREMGLAQ; from the coding sequence ATGGCCGTTCAACCATTTGTTAATTCGAAAATTTTAATTGTGGAAGAACAAGCGCTTTCGCTCAGCTATTTGAAGCAATCTCTAGAGCGTTTAGCCTATCGCAACATATTTGTCGCAGAATCAGCTGCAATCGCAAAAGAAAGCTGCGAAGTTAATAAATTTGACTTGATCATCTGCTCTTTTGACTTAAGCAAAAGACAAAATGGTTATCAACTTTATGAAGAACTCTTAAAGAAACGATTAATCAAACGAAGTACTGGTTTTATTTTTACTTCAGCCGAAACGAGCCCTGAACTGGTCCATAGCGTTGTTGAACTGCAACCCGACGACTTCTTGGTCAAGCCATTTACCATCAAAGATCTGCAATCACGGATCGAACGAGTACTCAAAAGAAAGCAAAGCCTTAAAAAACTCTACACGTTAATAGACGATGAGAATTACTCCAAAGCACTCAAGTTTATCAATGCCGAATTGGATAGCCAGCAAACTAGCTACTCAGTCATGTTACTAAAATTAAAAGGCGAAATGCTGCTGAAGCTCAAACGTTTTGATGAAGCCAAGCAATTTTATAAATCAGCGTTAGACTTGCAAAAGTTTACTTGGGCAAAACTTGGCTTAGTTGAAGCCCTCATTGCAAATAACGAAGACTTTACCGCTCAAAAATTATTAAAAGGCTTGATAGAAAAAAGTGAAACTCGGCTTGCAGCACTTGATCTGCTTGGACGATTAGAAATTAAATTAAACCAATTTGAACACGCGCAAAAAGCACTACATGAAGCGTCGCAAATTGCCCCAAGAAATCTGTCTAGGCAAAAGTCATTAAGTACCGTTGCGATGATTAATCATGACTATGAGTGCAGTTACAACGCACAAAAAGAAATTGCCAGCTTTGCCAAGTATTCGATCCATGATAGCCCCGAAGTTTATTTAAATGCAGCAAGAGCCGGCATTGATTTCGCGTTGGCCACAGATCAACATGAACAAATCAATAAAATTACTCGCCAAACACAACAGTACTTGAACGATTTAAAAAAGCAGTTTCCTCATGCTATTAATCAAACTCAAATGGACGTATTGCACGCACGCTTACACTACCTTAAAGACGAGCACAAAAAAGCACGTCAATTAATGGAGCAACTCGATGACGAACCTCAGATCCGCTCTGTTGACGCAGCATTAGATAAAGCCAAAGCTTTTCATGAATTAGGGTTTCAACACAAAGCACAGGCTCTATTTAGTCAAATAATCGAACATTGTGAGCGGCATCAAAAGCAGGAAGATCCTGTTATGATGCGTTACTTACAACAACAGCATGATGAACGTAAAGATATTACAATGGGCCCCAAAGAGCTCAACAATCACGCTGTGAAACAATTTAATAAAGGGCAACTTGATGTAGCCTTAGAAGCGTTTTCTCAAGCTTTTAGAGTAATGCCTAAAAATGCCAGCATCGCCTTAAACCTGCTCCAATGCCTTGCGGATGCGACTGGAAAAAAGGGTATTACATTTAACACAAACCTTGCCAAGAAGTGTCTAAAAGTTCTACAAAGCACTGATCTCGACTCTGAGCAAGAGGTACGCTTCGATAAACTTATGGCGCAAATGAGGGAAATGGGGTTAGCGCAATAA
- the msrB gene encoding peptide-methionine (R)-S-oxide reductase MsrB, which produces MLLWKDILSWASEGNPAPPRKVEKSLMQWQALLEPSVFHITRNKGTERPFSSESCSLFEPGQYECACCGELLFDAQEKFESGSGWPSFTQPASQNAIAYHADTTHGMTRVEIVCNVCDAHLGHVFPDGPKPSGLRYCVNALAMVKQETVT; this is translated from the coding sequence ATGTTACTTTGGAAAGATATACTTTCGTGGGCGAGCGAAGGTAATCCAGCGCCACCTAGAAAGGTCGAAAAAAGTTTAATGCAATGGCAAGCTTTACTTGAGCCTTCTGTCTTTCATATTACTCGAAACAAAGGGACTGAGAGGCCATTTAGTTCTGAATCATGTAGCCTATTCGAGCCAGGCCAATACGAATGTGCATGTTGTGGTGAGCTGTTATTTGATGCTCAAGAAAAATTTGAGAGTGGTTCTGGCTGGCCATCATTTACTCAACCTGCCAGTCAGAATGCAATAGCTTACCATGCAGACACAACCCATGGCATGACAAGAGTAGAAATTGTCTGCAATGTTTGTGACGCGCATTTGGGACATGTTTTTCCTGATGGCCCTAAGCCCAGTGGTTTACGGTATTGTGTAAACGCACTTGCGATGGTTAAACAAGAGACTGTTACGTAA